In Candidatus Hydrogenedens sp., one genomic interval encodes:
- the secA gene encoding preprotein translocase subunit SecA produces the protein MIFKLIEWIFGSSKERAVRKLLPLLDAVREEEPRIVKMSNAELRSQTAILKEKLSQGTTLDDILPHAFAVVRETAKRVVGLRPFDVQIIGGIVLHQGGIAEMVTGEGKTLVATMPVYLNALTGEGVHVVTVNDYLARRDAEWMGPIYQFLGLSVGLIQHDMDLYERQVGYRADITYGTNNEFGFDYLRDNMAVRKDMQVQRGLNYAIVDEVDSILIDEARTPLIISGRPERSSDIYVKVDEVVRRLRKGEHYEVDEKQRYVLITDDGMEQAERLLGVDDLFTDTNIGIVHILEQSIRAHNLYHRDKDYIVRDGEVLIVDEFTGRALEGRRYSDGLHQAIEAKERVPIRFESQTIATITYQNYFRMYKKLAGMTGTAITEALEFSKIYGLEVTQIPTNLPLIREDLNDLIFATEDGKFRYVVKEIKKIHETGRPILVGTVSIEKSEKLAQLLEGIGIDDYQVLNAKHHEREAVIIANAGKKSAITIATNMAGRGTDIKLAEGVRELGGLYIIGTERHEARRIDNQLRGRAGRQGDPGTTRFYVSLEDEVARLFGGDRVKRLLDMFGSNSEMDEQPLSQRMVSRSIERAQRQVEEYNYEIRKHLLEYDEVMDKQRKYIYSMRQEVLEDKDVTERLQEMITNIISDVIDQFAPEDQLPEEWDLEGLQKQLKKIFNTDFNLSGEKEEEPISLRESLFKQVLREYERRHTLLEVELQKQYEQQTREGQTLPPVNFKKIARKRIHDLELMVLLRAVDEKWIEHLYEMDYLRESVRLRAYGQRDPLLEYKQEAFELFQNLIQSIELNVIQSLFRITDPEYRKKRSIPSRATGATMEDDPFAHLQRYSYIAADKEADRSFSAFDTRKFALGGQSVPGGGTTEEAEEEKPKRVPVRVGPKVGPNDPCPCGSGKKYKKCCGKQLV, from the coding sequence ATGATATTTAAACTGATTGAATGGATTTTTGGTTCCAGTAAAGAGCGAGCTGTACGGAAATTGCTACCTCTTCTGGATGCTGTTCGTGAAGAAGAACCACGCATTGTTAAAATGTCCAATGCGGAATTGCGTTCGCAAACGGCGATATTAAAAGAAAAACTGTCGCAGGGGACAACTTTAGATGATATACTTCCGCATGCATTTGCCGTAGTTCGTGAAACGGCAAAACGCGTAGTCGGGCTACGACCCTTTGATGTTCAGATAATCGGTGGTATTGTTCTTCATCAAGGGGGTATTGCAGAAATGGTAACCGGCGAAGGAAAAACATTGGTAGCAACCATGCCGGTGTATTTGAATGCCCTGACGGGAGAAGGTGTCCATGTGGTCACGGTGAATGATTACTTAGCACGGCGTGATGCGGAATGGATGGGACCTATCTATCAGTTTTTAGGTTTAAGTGTTGGACTTATACAGCATGATATGGATTTATACGAACGGCAGGTGGGATACCGTGCGGATATTACTTACGGGACAAATAACGAATTTGGGTTTGATTATCTCCGCGATAATATGGCGGTGCGTAAAGACATGCAGGTTCAACGCGGGTTAAATTATGCTATTGTTGATGAAGTGGACTCTATATTAATTGATGAGGCACGCACTCCCCTTATCATTTCAGGTCGTCCTGAACGGAGTTCGGATATTTATGTGAAAGTAGATGAGGTTGTTCGACGACTTCGTAAGGGAGAGCATTACGAAGTGGATGAGAAACAACGCTATGTGCTTATAACGGACGATGGTATGGAACAGGCGGAACGACTTTTAGGTGTGGATGATTTATTTACAGATACTAACATTGGAATTGTCCATATTCTTGAGCAATCGATACGAGCCCATAATTTATATCATCGGGATAAAGATTATATTGTTCGAGATGGAGAGGTGCTTATTGTAGATGAGTTCACCGGTCGTGCATTAGAAGGGCGACGCTACTCGGACGGACTTCATCAAGCCATCGAAGCCAAAGAACGCGTGCCCATACGCTTTGAGTCACAGACCATTGCTACGATTACTTATCAGAACTATTTCCGAATGTATAAAAAATTAGCAGGTATGACAGGAACCGCTATAACAGAGGCTCTGGAATTTAGCAAAATCTATGGACTTGAGGTAACTCAAATTCCTACCAACTTACCTTTAATCCGCGAAGATTTGAATGACCTTATCTTTGCCACAGAAGATGGAAAGTTTCGCTATGTAGTAAAAGAAATTAAAAAAATACATGAAACAGGTCGCCCCATTTTGGTAGGAACGGTCAGTATCGAAAAATCCGAAAAGTTAGCCCAATTATTAGAAGGTATCGGTATTGATGATTATCAGGTATTAAATGCAAAACACCATGAACGCGAAGCCGTAATTATTGCCAATGCAGGGAAAAAATCAGCCATTACCATCGCTACAAATATGGCAGGTCGTGGAACCGATATTAAATTGGCGGAAGGGGTTCGTGAATTAGGTGGATTGTATATTATCGGCACGGAACGACATGAAGCACGGCGAATTGATAATCAACTACGAGGTCGTGCCGGCAGACAGGGAGACCCTGGAACTACTCGATTTTATGTAAGTCTTGAAGATGAAGTAGCACGGCTTTTTGGTGGAGACCGTGTTAAAAGATTGCTGGACATGTTTGGTAGTAATAGTGAAATGGACGAGCAACCTTTAAGCCAGCGTATGGTCTCACGCTCGATTGAACGGGCACAAAGGCAGGTCGAAGAATATAACTACGAAATTCGAAAGCATCTGCTTGAATACGATGAGGTTATGGATAAGCAGAGGAAATATATCTATTCCATGAGGCAGGAAGTGCTGGAAGATAAAGATGTGACGGAACGCCTGCAAGAAATGATTACGAATATTATTTCCGATGTCATTGACCAGTTTGCTCCGGAAGACCAACTGCCAGAAGAGTGGGACCTGGAAGGTTTACAAAAACAATTAAAAAAGATATTCAATACAGATTTTAATTTAAGCGGTGAAAAGGAAGAAGAGCCTATCTCGCTGCGTGAGAGCCTTTTTAAACAGGTGTTAAGGGAATATGAACGGCGTCATACCTTGCTTGAAGTGGAACTACAGAAACAATATGAACAACAAACGAGAGAAGGACAAACTCTCCCACCGGTAAACTTTAAAAAGATAGCCCGAAAACGCATTCATGATTTAGAACTTATGGTATTGTTGCGAGCCGTGGATGAAAAATGGATTGAACATTTATATGAAATGGATTATCTCAGAGAATCGGTGCGTCTTCGTGCTTATGGACAGAGAGACCCCTTACTGGAATACAAGCAGGAAGCTTTTGAATTATTCCAGAATTTAATACAGTCCATCGAGTTAAATGTTATTCAATCGCTATTCCGTATTACAGACCCGGAATATCGCAAAAAGAGAAGTATCCCTTCTCGTGCTACGGGGGCGACTATGGAAGATGACCCCTTTGCTCATTTGCAACGGTATAGTTACATTGCGGCAGATAAAGAAGCCGACCGTAGTTTTTCCGCTTTCGATACAAGAAAGTTTGCTCTGGGAGGGCAATCCGTTCCAGGGGGTGGAACCACAGAAGAAGCAGAAGAAGAAAAACCGAAACGGGTACCTGTTCGTGTCGGACCGAAAGTAGGACCGAATGACCCTTGTCCTTGTGGCAGTGGAAAGAAATATAAAAAATGCTGTGGAAAACAACTCGTATAA
- a CDS encoding methyl-accepting chemotaxis protein has product MKVSLTLRLLILGAIFTILPAVIIFLNVYVQNNKVLDSVLSETEKLSNSDLKHITEGVYSLCETQQEVLENFVGKSLDVAHKLVEVSGGISVNTDSLLTWEGTNQFTKEKQSVTLPRMKIGDKPIEPNKDPKIPSPIVDEVKNLQNVTCTIFQRMNDNGDMLRVCTNVLTKEGQRAIGTYIPVKEPDGNPNEVVNTVLKGERYKGRAFVVDRWYITAYDPIYDSAGKVIGMLYTGIPQESATALRKAIMDIVIGKTGYVFVLNGKGANKGYCVISYKGTRDGQNEWETKNADGEYFIQNIINKALKLKGKETAIHYYTWKRADDPVSRKKIAMIMYYEPWDWVIGTSAYVDELQEVEAKIRGTFRNQIVLIIILTAIILVVALIVWFFMAKRLTSHMTDLSNLLNESANQVDAAAEHLASSSQDMASQVSNQASSLEETSASLEEISSHVQESASNSEEAKNKILEIQNATEQSSIAVTELNQAMGAIKKSSDETAKIIKTIEEVAFQTNLLALNAVVEAARAGEAGRGFAVVAEEVRNLAQRSALAAKETAELLKQSQINVTKGAEVSEKVFSAIQTITESVQKTVTLITEISTASVEQAQGIEQINLALSSINQVSQNISATSEETASTAEELSAQAIQLKNAVNSLYAIIRGDK; this is encoded by the coding sequence ATGAAAGTATCTCTTACATTAAGGTTGTTAATCTTAGGTGCGATTTTTACAATACTTCCTGCGGTAATTATTTTCTTGAATGTTTATGTACAGAATAATAAGGTATTGGATTCGGTACTGAGTGAAACAGAGAAACTTTCTAATTCGGATTTAAAGCATATTACAGAAGGAGTGTATAGTCTTTGTGAGACTCAGCAAGAAGTATTAGAGAATTTTGTAGGTAAAAGTCTGGATGTTGCTCATAAGTTGGTAGAGGTATCGGGTGGTATATCTGTAAATACGGATTCCCTTTTAACATGGGAAGGGACAAATCAGTTTACGAAAGAAAAACAAAGTGTAACACTACCACGAATGAAGATAGGGGACAAACCCATAGAGCCCAATAAGGACCCCAAAATTCCTTCTCCTATTGTAGATGAAGTAAAAAATTTACAGAATGTAACCTGTACTATCTTTCAACGAATGAATGATAATGGAGACATGTTGAGGGTATGCACTAATGTATTGACAAAAGAAGGACAACGGGCAATAGGGACTTATATTCCAGTAAAAGAACCTGATGGTAACCCCAATGAAGTAGTTAATACGGTATTAAAAGGAGAACGATATAAAGGACGTGCCTTTGTTGTTGACCGCTGGTATATAACTGCTTATGACCCCATATATGATTCCGCAGGAAAAGTTATTGGAATGCTCTATACGGGTATTCCACAAGAAAGTGCAACTGCCTTGCGTAAAGCGATTATGGATATTGTAATAGGGAAAACAGGCTATGTCTTTGTTCTTAATGGGAAAGGAGCTAATAAAGGATATTGTGTAATCTCCTATAAAGGAACAAGAGATGGACAAAACGAATGGGAAACCAAGAATGCAGATGGAGAATATTTCATCCAGAACATCATAAATAAAGCCTTGAAACTAAAAGGAAAAGAAACGGCAATTCATTATTATACATGGAAAAGAGCCGATGACCCTGTGTCCCGAAAAAAAATTGCCATGATTATGTATTATGAACCCTGGGATTGGGTTATTGGTACCAGTGCTTATGTGGATGAACTTCAGGAAGTAGAAGCCAAAATTCGGGGAACATTTCGCAATCAGATTGTTCTAATAATTATACTTACCGCGATAATTCTTGTAGTTGCCTTAATAGTCTGGTTCTTTATGGCAAAACGATTGACTTCTCACATGACAGATTTGTCAAACCTGTTGAACGAATCCGCAAATCAGGTAGATGCCGCCGCAGAGCACTTAGCCAGCAGTAGTCAGGATATGGCTTCTCAGGTGAGCAATCAAGCCTCTTCCTTAGAAGAAACTTCTGCTTCCTTAGAAGAAATTTCTTCTCATGTGCAGGAGAGTGCCTCAAATTCAGAAGAAGCTAAAAACAAAATATTAGAAATCCAAAATGCTACAGAACAAAGTTCGATAGCAGTAACAGAACTTAATCAGGCTATGGGGGCTATTAAAAAATCGTCTGATGAAACAGCAAAGATAATAAAAACCATAGAGGAAGTGGCTTTCCAGACCAATCTATTAGCTCTCAATGCGGTCGTAGAAGCGGCTCGTGCCGGTGAAGCAGGAAGAGGTTTCGCCGTGGTTGCAGAAGAGGTGCGTAATTTAGCACAGCGTAGTGCCCTTGCGGCGAAAGAAACGGCAGAATTATTGAAACAATCCCAGATAAATGTTACCAAAGGCGCAGAGGTATCTGAAAAAGTTTTCTCTGCTATACAAACCATTACCGAATCGGTCCAGAAGACAGTTACTCTTATTACCGAAATATCGACAGCAAGTGTTGAGCAGGCGCAAGGTATTGAGCAGATTAATCTGGCTCTATCTTCTATCAATCAAGTGTCTCAAAATATTTCCGCAACTTCTGAAGAAACTGCTTCCACAGCGGAAGAACTCTCGGCTCAGGCAATTCAATTAAAGAACGCCGTTAATTCCCTTTATGCTATTATCCGTGGGGATAAGTAA
- a CDS encoding aspartate-semialdehyde dehydrogenase — protein MNPKVVAVVGATGLVGRKMIETLENRNFPVKAIKFLASERSRGKKLAYKGEEIPVEVLDENSFKGIEIALFSAGGSTSKKFAPIAAKDGCVVVDNSSAWRMDPKVPLVVPEVNAHEIKNHKGIIANPNCSTIQMVVALKPIHDFARIQRVVVSTYQAVSGAGQNAVQELINQIQAYVEGKPLEVKVFPHQILFNCIPQIPQKDAFEANGYTNEEMKMVNETKKIMGDPNIKVTATTVRVPVINSHSESVNIQTEKKVTVEKARELLANAPGVVLMDDPAKQVYPLATVAVGRWETFVGRIREDISHPSALDMWIVADNLLKGAAYNAVQIAEYL, from the coding sequence ATGAATCCCAAAGTAGTTGCTGTTGTGGGTGCTACCGGTTTGGTCGGTAGGAAAATGATAGAAACATTGGAAAATAGGAATTTTCCTGTTAAGGCAATAAAATTCCTTGCTTCGGAGCGTTCTCGAGGCAAAAAGTTAGCCTATAAGGGAGAAGAAATTCCTGTTGAAGTTCTTGATGAAAATTCATTCAAAGGGATTGAAATAGCCCTTTTTAGCGCAGGTGGAAGCACAAGCAAGAAATTTGCACCCATTGCAGCAAAAGATGGCTGTGTTGTTGTTGATAATTCAAGTGCCTGGCGCATGGACCCGAAAGTTCCATTAGTGGTCCCGGAAGTTAATGCTCATGAAATCAAAAATCATAAAGGGATTATCGCAAATCCGAATTGCTCTACCATACAAATGGTAGTTGCTTTAAAACCTATTCATGATTTCGCCCGAATACAACGGGTTGTAGTTTCCACTTATCAAGCGGTTTCAGGGGCGGGACAGAATGCGGTTCAAGAATTAATAAATCAGATACAGGCGTATGTAGAAGGAAAGCCTTTAGAAGTAAAGGTTTTCCCTCATCAAATTCTATTTAATTGTATTCCCCAAATTCCGCAGAAAGATGCCTTTGAGGCGAATGGATACACGAACGAAGAAATGAAGATGGTCAACGAGACCAAGAAAATTATGGGTGACCCCAATATCAAGGTAACAGCTACCACAGTCCGCGTTCCGGTGATTAATAGTCATAGCGAATCTGTAAATATACAAACAGAAAAGAAGGTAACTGTAGAGAAAGCACGCGAATTACTTGCCAATGCTCCGGGTGTAGTATTAATGGACGACCCCGCGAAACAAGTATATCCTTTGGCTACGGTAGCCGTAGGACGGTGGGAAACCTTTGTAGGCAGAATTCGTGAAGACATTTCCCATCCCAGTGCATTGGATATGTGGATTGTTGCGGATAATCTCCTTAAAGGTGCTGCATATAACGCTGTTCAAATTGCAGAGTATCTATAA
- the trxA gene encoding thioredoxin, whose translation MAMTFTKDNFSSETSKGVSLVDFWAEWCGPCRMMTPIIEELAKDYAGKAKIGKVNVDEEFELAEQFGVSSIPTLVIIKDGTEVKRFVGLTQKAVLASALDSYLG comes from the coding sequence ATGGCGATGACATTTACCAAAGATAATTTTTCTTCAGAAACATCGAAGGGTGTAAGCCTTGTAGATTTTTGGGCGGAGTGGTGTGGACCGTGTAGGATGATGACACCGATAATTGAAGAGTTAGCAAAAGATTACGCAGGTAAGGCAAAGATTGGAAAAGTAAATGTAGATGAAGAATTTGAATTAGCAGAACAGTTTGGCGTTTCGAGTATTCCTACGCTTGTAATAATAAAAGATGGAACTGAAGTTAAAAGGTTCGTTGGTCTAACCCAGAAAGCAGTTCTTGCCTCTGCGTTAGATTCATACCTTGGATAG
- a CDS encoding transglutaminase-like domain-containing protein, which produces MLWKTTRIIALVSIVLFWIAMMTLLFIREGYFTKSTWSFPETRWEQYKDWRVGVYTNDDKKVGYVQITTNPEPMSPYGPAFKMTITFRLDTVIFSFPVNLSIRGFAWFSQRKGLENFQLALRSDESDIKISGEYDGYQLKGEIITGKETVPYSLPVGRNFLLTAGPALPLMDTPVLEPGQSITVDVFDPLSRSVQKSIITSQSKETLQIAGENIDTYRMTVTLSGLTSTVWVTPDQEVVQVTTPFGLKLKKISLAETTAHIPDSEKGDIISATAIKPKGVKPFRGARQMWVKIEGLTNINQPPVSTYQVRTAQGYFINPPAEPKSLPLTEKIMRTIPDNTLTGDALIQSEHPKIQQMAKEIVGTEQDLWKKSQKIYDWVFKNIEKKISPNIPSALTVLETRQGDCNEHAVLFTALARAVGIPTRICIGLVWSDELQAFGYHAWVEVFVGDWTPIDPTLGQAIADATHIALIYGNIEQWFRLSSYVNQIQLEIINVE; this is translated from the coding sequence ATGCTGTGGAAAACAACTCGTATAATCGCTCTGGTCTCTATCGTTCTTTTTTGGATCGCTATGATGACCCTATTATTCATTCGGGAAGGATATTTTACAAAATCTACATGGAGTTTTCCTGAAACACGATGGGAACAATATAAAGATTGGCGGGTCGGTGTATATACAAACGATGATAAAAAAGTAGGATATGTGCAGATTACAACAAACCCGGAACCGATGAGCCCCTATGGACCTGCATTTAAAATGACTATTACATTCCGATTGGATACTGTGATTTTCTCCTTTCCTGTAAATTTATCTATTCGTGGTTTTGCATGGTTTAGTCAGCGGAAGGGTTTGGAAAATTTTCAGTTAGCACTTCGTTCCGATGAGAGCGACATCAAAATATCGGGTGAATATGATGGATATCAATTAAAGGGAGAGATAATAACCGGTAAAGAAACAGTTCCTTATTCCCTACCTGTCGGCAGGAATTTTTTACTTACTGCAGGACCGGCTTTACCCTTAATGGATACCCCTGTTTTAGAACCTGGCCAGAGTATTACTGTAGATGTTTTCGACCCCCTTTCCCGTTCCGTGCAGAAATCTATCATAACTTCCCAGAGCAAAGAAACTTTACAGATAGCAGGAGAAAATATTGATACTTACCGTATGACAGTAACTTTGAGTGGGCTTACATCAACGGTATGGGTTACCCCCGACCAGGAAGTAGTTCAAGTAACAACACCTTTCGGTTTGAAACTTAAGAAAATAAGTCTCGCAGAAACAACAGCACACATTCCGGACAGCGAAAAAGGGGATATAATCAGTGCAACAGCCATAAAACCTAAAGGGGTAAAGCCTTTCCGCGGAGCCAGGCAAATGTGGGTGAAAATTGAGGGATTAACAAATATCAACCAACCCCCCGTATCCACATATCAGGTAAGAACAGCTCAGGGATATTTTATCAATCCACCTGCAGAACCCAAATCGCTTCCCCTGACAGAAAAAATCATGCGGACAATCCCAGACAATACGCTTACAGGAGACGCATTAATTCAGTCGGAACATCCCAAAATTCAACAAATGGCAAAAGAGATTGTGGGGACAGAACAGGACCTCTGGAAAAAGAGCCAGAAAATTTATGATTGGGTTTTTAAAAATATAGAAAAGAAAATATCTCCAAATATTCCGTCTGCTTTGACGGTTCTTGAAACGCGTCAGGGCGATTGTAATGAACATGCAGTTCTTTTCACGGCACTTGCCCGTGCCGTTGGAATACCCACACGGATATGTATTGGATTGGTATGGAGTGATGAATTACAAGCCTTCGGTTATCATGCATGGGTAGAAGTATTTGTCGGAGATTGGACACCGATAGACCCAACTTTAGGGCAAGCTATCGCAGATGCTACACATATTGCCCTGATTTATGGGAATATTGAACAATGGTTCCGCCTCAGTTCTTATGTGAACCAAATACAACTCGAAATTATAAATGTAGAGTAA
- a CDS encoding FKBP-type peptidyl-prolyl cis-trans isomerase — MSVLKGKSILITSCLLVSALLLFINPVRGQDTEKPKFENDVDKLCYTLGVNVAKTFQMLNTKPNLEVLNKAINDVLDNKELAMTDEEMQNCIRTFQQNLMEAQMKKREEDAVKNEAEAKKFLEENKTKEGVVALPSGLQYKILKEGNGPKPKETDSVTVHYKGTLLDGTTFDSSYDRGEPVTFPLNRVIKGWTEALQLMPVGSKWQIFIPPNLAYGKDGNQRIPPNALLQFEVELLEIKPPEQEDNNTVQLPNQ; from the coding sequence ATGTCAGTTTTAAAGGGTAAATCTATTCTCATTACATCTTGTTTGTTAGTATCCGCTCTTTTGCTTTTTATAAATCCAGTAAGAGGACAGGATACAGAAAAGCCAAAATTTGAAAATGATGTGGATAAACTTTGCTATACCTTAGGTGTGAATGTAGCGAAGACTTTTCAGATGTTAAATACTAAACCTAATTTAGAGGTATTAAATAAAGCCATCAATGATGTTCTGGACAACAAAGAACTGGCTATGACAGATGAAGAAATGCAGAACTGTATTCGCACCTTCCAGCAAAACCTTATGGAAGCCCAGATGAAAAAGCGGGAAGAAGACGCGGTAAAAAATGAAGCAGAAGCAAAGAAATTCCTTGAAGAGAACAAAACAAAAGAAGGTGTGGTCGCATTACCCAGCGGTTTACAATATAAAATACTGAAGGAAGGGAATGGACCTAAACCAAAAGAAACCGACAGCGTAACAGTTCATTACAAAGGCACTTTATTAGATGGAACAACTTTTGATAGTTCCTATGACCGTGGGGAACCAGTAACCTTCCCGTTAAATCGTGTTATAAAAGGTTGGACTGAAGCCTTACAACTTATGCCTGTAGGTTCCAAGTGGCAAATTTTCATTCCTCCCAACCTTGCTTATGGTAAAGATGGCAATCAGCGAATTCCACCGAATGCCTTACTTCAGTTTGAAGTAGAATTATTGGAAATTAAACCTCCAGAGCAAGAAGACAACAACACAGTCCAACTTCCCAATCAATAA
- a CDS encoding C45 family autoproteolytic acyltransferase/hydrolase — translation MKKKIRFILPILFVGVVLCAGFYFWLYPTRGPHEAVDMQKAFLEEIDGTKVIHLKGTPYEMGFQRGVLLKDVIHRSLARFDELLELAKKEVGLPKFAAKLILDVTWRLCSPHIPLRYSRELEGIADGADVSLQDLRRIHVVSVITERGCSSFAVWGKATVDGKMYHGRNLDWIMEAGIQETAVTFCYEPQGLNSFVSVGYACAIGVLSGMNNRKVSIAQIGATNKDRRIDGIPLELLLRRILEECSTLDQVTGVIQKARHTVGYNYVIADGDENRALAYETCAHHVAIFTDNDPRETVEYAIPIENAVMRADEAMDPTIRSLQTCANAPNMPYGSNSYDHRYKGMATRIKENYGKIDQNIALEILKAVAMVNTNLHSVLYCPTDLELWVAHAKGTEDAAKQPYVHYKMKELFDPARKEKLSSPKQTEEKPYFVASEKFTGEYLVDTGSLKGTFRFEGKSIGFVPFFSISPELEISNNPPALPGLLNFYRVFATNQRFGESMRSVQSKTELLDGKTMKVLWEADEAHPFVLSTIYQWVNPQTLDLHISVEAKQSLPDFEIFLSSYLTDKFPESYVYAQTEEGDKFLPTPGDAGVWQAFPRDEQAIQIIQDGRWTIPPNPVDWTIRPFYKEPIIYRINKETNLAVVQMARKDNCFAILTPEAGNTHYSMYFSLFGKTLETGQKIETTVRMIIAPMNEEQILSSYQEFLSSNKAQ, via the coding sequence ATGAAAAAGAAAATCCGTTTTATCCTTCCCATCCTTTTTGTCGGGGTGGTTTTATGTGCAGGCTTCTATTTCTGGCTCTATCCTACACGAGGTCCTCATGAAGCAGTAGATATGCAAAAGGCATTTTTAGAAGAAATTGATGGGACAAAAGTTATCCATTTAAAAGGCACTCCGTATGAAATGGGCTTTCAACGCGGTGTGCTTTTAAAGGATGTTATTCACCGCAGTTTGGCTCGATTTGATGAATTACTGGAACTGGCTAAAAAGGAAGTTGGATTGCCAAAGTTTGCCGCCAAATTAATACTGGATGTTACATGGAGATTATGTTCACCGCATATCCCGTTACGGTATTCTCGTGAACTGGAAGGGATTGCCGATGGTGCCGATGTAAGCCTTCAAGATTTGCGTCGCATCCATGTAGTTTCTGTTATTACAGAACGGGGTTGTAGTTCGTTTGCGGTATGGGGAAAAGCCACAGTAGATGGAAAAATGTATCACGGCAGAAATCTTGATTGGATTATGGAAGCGGGCATTCAGGAGACCGCCGTAACTTTCTGTTATGAACCACAGGGACTGAATTCTTTTGTTTCTGTTGGTTATGCTTGTGCTATTGGTGTGCTCTCGGGTATGAACAATCGCAAGGTATCTATTGCCCAGATTGGAGCCACCAATAAAGACCGACGCATAGATGGTATTCCGCTGGAACTTCTTCTACGCCGAATTTTAGAAGAATGCTCTACCTTAGACCAGGTAACCGGGGTTATCCAGAAAGCACGGCATACTGTAGGTTATAACTATGTTATTGCCGATGGGGATGAAAACCGTGCTCTGGCGTATGAGACCTGTGCTCATCATGTGGCTATATTCACGGATAATGACCCTCGTGAAACAGTGGAATATGCAATTCCTATTGAGAACGCAGTTATGCGTGCTGATGAAGCCATGGACCCAACCATTCGCTCGTTACAAACCTGTGCAAATGCACCGAATATGCCTTACGGCTCGAATTCCTATGACCATCGATATAAAGGTATGGCAACACGAATAAAAGAAAATTACGGCAAAATTGACCAGAATATTGCATTAGAGATACTCAAAGCAGTGGCCATGGTAAATACCAATCTTCACAGCGTCCTTTACTGCCCCACAGACCTTGAATTGTGGGTCGCTCATGCCAAAGGAACAGAAGACGCCGCAAAACAGCCTTATGTCCACTATAAAATGAAAGAACTTTTTGACCCTGCTCGAAAAGAAAAACTATCCTCGCCCAAACAGACCGAAGAAAAACCCTATTTTGTTGCTTCAGAAAAATTTACGGGTGAATACCTTGTAGATACAGGCTCACTAAAAGGAACTTTTCGTTTTGAAGGTAAATCTATTGGTTTCGTGCCGTTTTTCTCCATTTCGCCAGAACTTGAGATTTCTAACAATCCGCCCGCACTACCGGGCTTGCTGAATTTTTATCGTGTGTTCGCAACAAACCAGCGGTTCGGAGAAAGCATGCGTAGTGTGCAAAGCAAAACCGAATTGTTAGATGGAAAAACAATGAAGGTATTGTGGGAAGCAGATGAAGCACATCCTTTCGTCCTGTCTACCATATATCAATGGGTGAATCCACAAACATTAGACCTTCATATCTCCGTCGAAGCGAAACAATCCCTGCCTGACTTTGAAATTTTTCTCTCTTCCTACCTGACGGATAAATTTCCCGAATCTTATGTATATGCACAAACAGAGGAAGGAGATAAGTTCCTTCCTACACCGGGGGACGCAGGAGTATGGCAGGCTTTCCCAAGAGATGAACAAGCCATTCAAATTATCCAGGATGGACGCTGGACTATTCCGCCAAACCCTGTGGATTGGACAATCCGCCCCTTCTATAAAGAACCAATTATTTACCGTATAAATAAAGAGACAAATCTCGCTGTAGTTCAAATGGCACGCAAAGATAATTGCTTTGCTATATTAACTCCCGAAGCAGGAAACACACACTATTCCATGTATTTCTCATTGTTCGGCAAAACATTAGAAACAGGGCAGAAAATTGAAACTACTGTCCGTATGATTATTGCCCCTATGAATGAAGAACAAATCCTCTCATCTTACCAGGAATTCTTATCATCGAATAAAGCACAATAA